One Thiocapsa sp. genomic window carries:
- the pmbA gene encoding metalloprotease PmbA — protein MSIAATEDTAERLARLKQTIEDLLKEAKRRGATAAEASVGSSAGLEVSVRLGEVETVEHTRDNGLGITVYFGNRKGSASTSDLSTGALRDAVKAACAIAEHTQEDPCAHLADAALMAVEIPDLDLYHPWHLGVEDAIEIAAACEDSARGYDPRIVNSEGASLSTHTGIQVYGNSHGFVAGYPTSRHGLSCAVIGQEGESLQRDHWWTSARAAADLDSARMVGERAAERTIARLGSRRIPTCQVPVLFRSEVATGLIRSLISAIQGGSIYRRTSFLLDHLGERIFPDFVRIHEEPHLSRGLSSAPFDGDGVATRAKDLITDGVLQTYLLDAYSGCRLGMQTTGNAGGVRNLRIGMGDLDRAALLREMGTGLMVTELMGHGVNPVTGDYSRGAAGFWVEGGEIRHPVEEITIAGNLKRMYAGLVAVGNDCDFSGSTRTGSWLIEKMTIAGE, from the coding sequence TTGCCGCCACCGAAGACACCGCGGAACGTCTCGCGCGCTTGAAACAGACGATCGAGGATCTCCTCAAGGAGGCGAAACGACGCGGCGCGACGGCCGCCGAGGCATCGGTCGGCAGCAGCGCCGGTCTCGAGGTCTCGGTCCGGCTCGGCGAGGTCGAGACGGTCGAGCACACCCGCGACAACGGCCTCGGGATCACCGTCTATTTCGGAAACCGCAAGGGTTCGGCGAGCACGTCCGATCTGAGCACCGGCGCGCTGCGCGATGCGGTGAAGGCGGCCTGCGCCATCGCCGAGCACACCCAGGAAGATCCGTGCGCGCATCTCGCCGACGCTGCCCTGATGGCCGTCGAGATCCCGGACCTGGACCTCTACCATCCCTGGCATCTGGGTGTGGAGGACGCGATCGAGATCGCGGCGGCCTGCGAGGATTCGGCCCGCGGCTATGATCCGCGGATCGTCAACTCGGAGGGTGCGAGCCTCTCCACGCACACCGGCATCCAGGTCTACGGCAACAGCCACGGATTCGTCGCCGGCTACCCGACCAGTCGGCACGGGCTCAGCTGCGCGGTGATCGGTCAGGAGGGCGAGAGCCTGCAACGCGATCACTGGTGGACCAGTGCTCGGGCAGCGGCCGATCTGGACTCGGCACGCATGGTCGGAGAGCGCGCGGCGGAGCGGACCATTGCCCGGCTCGGGTCGCGTCGCATCCCGACCTGCCAGGTGCCGGTCCTGTTCCGTTCGGAGGTCGCGACCGGCCTGATCCGCAGCCTGATCTCGGCAATCCAGGGCGGCAGCATCTACCGGCGCACCAGCTTCCTGCTCGACCACCTCGGCGAGCGCATCTTCCCGGACTTCGTTCGGATCCACGAAGAGCCGCACCTTTCACGGGGACTCTCGAGTGCGCCCTTCGACGGAGACGGCGTTGCGACGCGCGCCAAGGACCTGATCACCGACGGGGTTCTGCAGACCTATCTTCTGGATGCCTATTCCGGCTGCCGGCTCGGCATGCAGACGACCGGCAACGCGGGCGGCGTGCGCAACCTGCGCATCGGCATGGGCGATCTGGACCGCGCCGCCTTGCTGCGCGAGATGGGAACAGGGCTGATGGTGACCGAGCTGATGGGGCACGGAGTGAACCCGGTCACGGGTGACTACTCGCGCGGCGCCGCGGGCTTCTGGGTGGAAGGCGGCGAGATCCGACATCCGGTCGAAGAGATCACCATCGCGGGCAACCTCAAGCGCATGTACGCGGGCCTGGTGGCGGTCGGCAACGATTGCGATTTTTCGGGCAGCACGCGTACCGGCTCCTGGCTGATCGAGAAGATGACGATTGCCGGCGAGTAA